The Dyella caseinilytica genome has a window encoding:
- a CDS encoding SDR family oxidoreductase, with amino-acid sequence MTVLVFGGSSQIGRYLLPLLAARDESVVALSRTPRAAAHGVTWLAGQLPGEVPAVDGVSAIFSFGPLRQFADWLASAKLPLAPRIIATSSMSAETKRDSEVPAERLISQTLRDGENALAVACAQHSSDWTVLRPTLIYGAGLDKSLTPIARRAMRTHVFPLPAGLGLRQPVHAQDLAFAALAALDTPAAAMKILPIGGGERLTAGEMFARVRRSLPVDTLPVPIPAWALRMARRGVARMRGPLSRLEADLIADNTEVVRLLGVNPRPFRPDGDCWR; translated from the coding sequence ATGACAGTTCTGGTCTTTGGCGGTAGCAGTCAGATCGGGCGTTATCTGTTGCCGTTGCTAGCCGCCCGCGATGAATCGGTCGTTGCCCTTAGCCGCACGCCGCGCGCCGCGGCGCATGGTGTGACCTGGCTGGCGGGGCAGCTTCCTGGCGAAGTGCCTGCCGTCGATGGTGTCTCCGCGATCTTTAGTTTTGGTCCGTTGCGGCAGTTTGCCGATTGGCTGGCCAGCGCCAAGCTGCCACTCGCGCCACGCATCATCGCGACCAGTTCGATGAGCGCAGAAACCAAGCGCGATTCCGAAGTGCCAGCCGAACGCCTCATTTCGCAAACGCTGCGTGATGGTGAAAACGCGCTGGCGGTTGCCTGTGCGCAACACAGCAGCGATTGGACCGTGTTGCGCCCGACGCTGATCTATGGCGCAGGCTTGGACAAGAGCCTCACACCGATTGCCCGCCGCGCCATGCGTACTCATGTTTTTCCGTTGCCAGCTGGACTCGGCTTGCGTCAGCCCGTGCATGCGCAGGATCTGGCCTTCGCCGCCCTGGCTGCGCTCGATACGCCTGCTGCAGCGATGAAGATTCTGCCGATCGGCGGTGGTGAGCGCCTGACGGCGGGCGAGATGTTTGCAAGGGTGCGGCGCAGCCTGCCAGTCGATACCTTGCCTGTGCCGATTCCGGCCTGGGCATTGCGGATGGCGCGTCGCGGCGTGGCGCGAATGCGCGGACCGCTGAGTCGACTGGAGGCGGATCTCATTGCCGACAATACGGAAGTGGTCCGGCTATTGGGGGTGAATCCGCGGCCGTTTCGGCCCGATGGGGATTGTTGGCGTTGA
- the mrcB gene encoding penicillin-binding protein 1B produces MDFLSRIRSIARACWPWLRIPFWICTGLFFGFVLPYSMILSKRVQDRFNDLVFAVPTRVYSQPVRLASGVPMMPATLEVELTFAGYVADGHGDVPGSWAKRGSTYYISSRGYAGPDGGELPKHIRVVLGQGTVQSVTDLATNQIIAQTHLDPARIATVYGAKQEDRSILQLSDVPPLLVGGLQAVEDRDFKHHIGVDFTAILRAAFADLRAGHTVQGASTITQQLVRNLFLSRDQTMGRKLNEALMSILLEMHYDKSRILDAYINEVFLGQQGNQAVRGFAAASEFYFGRRLEFLRPQEIAMLVGLVKGPSQFDPRRFPDRALARRNLVLDQFASTGLLTPDQARAAQATPLGVIENGQLPHDRFPAFMQLVRAQITNDFDEDTLRQGNLSIFTTLDPATQLYTEQAIDTTIKSLGKRGDDTQAAAVITDSKTGSVLAVVGSKFAGDQGFNRALDAQRPIGSTIKPFVYLVALTQPGRWNLATELDDSPISMRQPDGTPWEPHNDDNQSHGMVPMVDALAYSWNLATIHLGLDVGVPRIKSFLDSFGLTKIQPGPSLLIGAIDLAPIQVAQLYQYLASDGHALPLLAVSGVVDGNGRTIKRYEVQSGQGEYQPAVRLVTWAMQQVATYGTAHSLAESSLAGLHVAGKTGTSNDLRDSWFAGFTGDRLGVFWMGRDDNKPSHLFGATGALRAWQELFRKLPTTPLSAAPGEGLEMAWINPSDGRRSDPQCSGAKEVPVIAGSLSSDSEGCFWQKVGNLFGSGSSAPAPAGAVPATTTVTN; encoded by the coding sequence TTGGACTTCCTGAGCCGAATTCGATCGATCGCGCGCGCATGTTGGCCGTGGCTGCGCATCCCTTTCTGGATCTGTACCGGTCTGTTTTTCGGTTTCGTGCTGCCTTACTCGATGATTCTGAGCAAGCGGGTGCAGGACCGCTTCAATGATCTCGTCTTCGCCGTGCCGACACGCGTGTACTCGCAGCCCGTGCGTCTGGCGTCCGGCGTGCCGATGATGCCGGCCACGCTCGAAGTGGAACTCACCTTTGCAGGCTATGTGGCCGACGGTCATGGCGATGTGCCGGGCAGTTGGGCCAAGCGCGGCAGCACCTACTACATCTCATCGCGCGGCTACGCGGGTCCGGATGGCGGCGAATTGCCCAAGCACATCCGCGTAGTGTTGGGACAGGGGACGGTGCAGTCGGTGACGGATCTGGCGACCAACCAGATCATCGCGCAGACGCATCTGGATCCAGCGCGCATTGCGACGGTATACGGCGCAAAGCAGGAAGACCGCAGCATCCTGCAGCTGAGCGACGTGCCGCCGCTGCTGGTGGGTGGTTTGCAGGCTGTCGAAGACCGCGATTTCAAGCATCACATCGGTGTCGACTTCACCGCCATCCTGCGCGCGGCGTTTGCGGACTTGCGTGCTGGTCACACGGTGCAGGGTGCTTCCACCATCACCCAGCAGCTGGTGCGCAACCTGTTCCTCAGTCGTGACCAGACGATGGGGCGCAAGTTGAACGAAGCGCTGATGTCGATTTTGCTGGAGATGCACTACGACAAGTCGCGCATCCTCGACGCGTACATCAACGAGGTATTTCTCGGTCAGCAAGGCAACCAGGCAGTGCGTGGATTCGCTGCGGCATCGGAGTTCTACTTCGGCCGCCGTCTTGAATTCCTGCGGCCACAGGAAATCGCCATGCTGGTCGGTCTGGTGAAAGGACCCAGCCAGTTCGATCCCCGTCGTTTTCCGGATCGCGCGCTGGCTCGGCGCAATCTGGTACTGGATCAGTTCGCCAGCACCGGTTTGCTGACGCCGGATCAGGCCCGTGCCGCGCAGGCCACACCGCTGGGCGTGATCGAAAACGGACAATTGCCGCATGACCGCTTCCCGGCCTTCATGCAATTGGTGCGTGCACAGATCACCAACGATTTCGACGAAGACACCTTGCGGCAGGGCAACCTGTCGATCTTCACCACGCTCGATCCGGCCACCCAGCTGTATACCGAGCAGGCGATCGACACCACCATCAAGAGCCTGGGCAAGCGCGGCGACGACACTCAGGCCGCCGCCGTCATCACGGATTCGAAGACTGGCAGCGTGCTGGCCGTGGTCGGCAGCAAGTTTGCCGGCGACCAGGGCTTCAACCGCGCGCTGGATGCGCAGCGGCCGATCGGCTCCACCATCAAGCCATTCGTCTATCTCGTTGCGCTGACGCAGCCGGGGCGCTGGAATCTTGCCACCGAGCTGGATGACTCGCCCATCAGCATGCGCCAGCCTGATGGCACGCCGTGGGAGCCGCATAACGACGACAACCAGAGCCACGGCATGGTGCCGATGGTGGATGCGCTGGCGTATTCATGGAATCTGGCGACGATCCATCTTGGCCTGGATGTGGGTGTGCCACGCATCAAGTCGTTCCTGGATTCGTTCGGCCTGACCAAGATCCAGCCCGGTCCGTCGCTGCTGATTGGCGCGATCGATCTGGCGCCGATCCAGGTGGCGCAGCTCTATCAGTACCTGGCTTCCGACGGCCATGCGCTGCCGCTGCTCGCAGTCAGTGGCGTGGTGGACGGCAATGGGCGCACCATCAAACGCTACGAAGTGCAGAGCGGGCAGGGCGAGTATCAGCCCGCCGTGCGCCTGGTGACCTGGGCGATGCAGCAGGTGGCGACCTATGGCACGGCGCATTCGTTGGCCGAATCCAGCCTTGCCGGCTTGCATGTGGCCGGCAAGACCGGCACCAGCAACGATCTGCGCGACAGCTGGTTCGCGGGTTTTACCGGCGACCGCCTGGGCGTGTTCTGGATGGGCCGTGACGACAACAAGCCCAGTCACCTGTTCGGTGCCACCGGCGCGCTGCGCGCCTGGCAGGAACTGTTCCGCAAGCTACCGACTACGCCGCTCTCTGCCGCGCCTGGCGAGGGGCTGGAAATGGCCTGGATCAACCCGTCCGACGGCAGGCGCAGCGACCCCCAATGCTCCGGTGCCAAAGAAGTGCCGGTGATCGCCGGATCACTTTCCAGCGATTCGGAGGGGTGTTTCTGGCAAAAGGTCGGTAATCTGTTCGGCTCCGGGTCCAGTGCCCCGGCGCCTGCCGGTGCCGTACCAGCTACTACCACCGTTACCAACTGA
- a CDS encoding tetratricopeptide repeat protein, producing the protein MLFRSLRAFPLVPAVAAGVLLAACSQPAPEAPKPTGKSNAAMVAEIQAAGQRDKSVINVHPLVDPGITALQDGAHNDERNGQYDAAAAKLDMALKRNPDSPDVLQDRAELAIYMGNYDLAEKLAHQSWSLGSKQGPLCARNWQTVVEMRQRVNDTAGAATASKSVDDCREAGIQRF; encoded by the coding sequence ATGTTGTTCCGTTCGCTTCGCGCCTTTCCACTCGTGCCTGCGGTTGCCGCGGGCGTCCTGCTTGCCGCCTGCAGCCAGCCAGCGCCGGAAGCACCCAAACCGACGGGCAAGTCCAACGCTGCGATGGTGGCCGAGATCCAGGCTGCCGGGCAGCGCGACAAGTCGGTGATCAACGTGCATCCGCTGGTCGACCCGGGTATCACTGCGCTGCAAGATGGCGCGCACAACGATGAGCGCAACGGCCAGTACGATGCTGCGGCCGCCAAGCTCGACATGGCGCTCAAGCGCAATCCCGATTCACCGGACGTACTGCAGGATCGCGCCGAATTGGCCATCTATATGGGCAATTACGATCTGGCCGAAAAACTGGCGCATCAATCCTGGTCGCTGGGTTCCAAGCAAGGTCCGTTGTGTGCGCGCAACTGGCAGACCGTCGTCGAAATGCGTCAGCGTGTCAACGACACTGCGGGAGCTGCGACGGCAAGCAAGAGCGTCGACGATTGCCGCGAAGCTGGCATTCAGCGTTTCTGA
- a CDS encoding prephenate dehydrogenase — translation METAPRIGLVGSEGSYGRWLRRFFEQRMGLRVLGRDPAGDTALSERELIESVDVLVFCAPIRQTPSVIRHYVEQAAGIERGQLWLDITSTKAAPVAAMLNSQAEVVGLHPMSAAPKSATLRGRAMVVCEARVDTWRPWLERFLAAAEADCVRADAEQHDRVMALVQGMVHATHMAQGAVLRELAPEVGGLEGIRPFSSVGYELDVAVTRRILAGNPAIYQDIQFENPYVAPMLERLAVHLDTLRDLVRRGDDDARDQLREQLLDRSRQYAGKASVAEGSYAFERLGYLLADLREPRFINVFLPLDKPGSLRALLSVFEQRNINLDSIHSSRSAEGELLFRIGVSRAGDASALQDAMKAIEAEGIGRVVEASGLAA, via the coding sequence ATGGAAACGGCGCCAAGGATTGGGTTGGTCGGCAGCGAGGGCTCTTATGGGCGCTGGCTGCGTCGTTTCTTCGAGCAGCGGATGGGGCTGCGTGTGTTGGGTCGCGATCCTGCGGGCGATACCGCACTCTCCGAACGCGAACTGATCGAATCGGTCGACGTACTCGTGTTCTGCGCGCCGATCCGTCAGACGCCATCGGTCATTCGGCATTACGTTGAGCAGGCCGCTGGTATCGAGCGCGGCCAGCTGTGGCTGGACATCACGTCGACCAAGGCGGCGCCGGTGGCAGCCATGCTGAATTCGCAGGCGGAGGTGGTGGGTTTGCATCCCATGAGCGCCGCGCCCAAATCCGCAACCTTGCGTGGACGCGCCATGGTGGTGTGCGAAGCGCGCGTGGATACGTGGCGTCCGTGGCTGGAACGTTTTCTTGCCGCTGCGGAAGCCGATTGCGTGCGCGCCGATGCCGAACAGCACGATCGCGTGATGGCGCTTGTGCAAGGCATGGTTCACGCCACACATATGGCGCAAGGCGCGGTGTTGCGCGAACTGGCACCGGAAGTGGGTGGACTGGAAGGCATCCGTCCCTTCAGCTCGGTGGGCTACGAGCTGGATGTCGCCGTGACGCGCCGCATACTCGCTGGGAATCCGGCCATCTACCAGGACATCCAGTTCGAAAATCCTTATGTGGCACCGATGCTGGAGCGACTGGCGGTGCATCTGGATACCCTGCGCGATCTGGTGCGGCGTGGCGACGATGACGCGCGCGATCAGTTGCGGGAACAACTGCTGGATCGCAGCCGCCAATACGCAGGCAAGGCTTCCGTCGCGGAGGGCAGTTACGCCTTCGAACGTCTCGGCTACCTGCTCGCCGATCTGCGCGAGCCGCGCTTCATCAACGTGTTCCTGCCACTGGACAAACCCGGTTCGTTGCGTGCGTTGTTGTCAGTATTCGAGCAGCGCAACATCAATCTCGATTCGATTCATTCTTCGCGTAGTGCTGAAGGTGAATTGCTATTCCGTATCGGCGTCAGTCGCGCTGGCGATGCCAGCGCGTTGCAAGATGCGATGAAGGCGATCGAAGCCGAAGGCATTGGCCGTGTCGTGGAAGCATCCGGGCTGGCTGCGTAA
- a CDS encoding MAPEG family protein, producing the protein MTVEMQMLVWSVVLGLVQLAIATTATLAQCGLGWMASPRDGTPVVLTGMTGRLDRANANFLATFVFFAALVLADHLLQRHTAMTVLGAQLYFWARLVYVPVYALGIPYLRTLIWTASIVGIVLLLPPL; encoded by the coding sequence ATGACAGTCGAAATGCAGATGCTTGTATGGAGTGTTGTGTTGGGGTTGGTACAACTCGCTATCGCCACGACGGCCACCCTCGCCCAATGCGGATTGGGCTGGATGGCCAGCCCACGCGACGGCACACCTGTCGTTCTCACTGGCATGACAGGAAGACTGGATCGCGCCAATGCCAACTTTCTTGCAACCTTTGTTTTCTTCGCCGCGTTGGTGCTTGCCGACCACCTGCTGCAACGTCATACCGCAATGACGGTACTCGGTGCGCAACTCTATTTCTGGGCACGGCTGGTTTATGTGCCCGTTTACGCACTCGGCATTCCGTATCTGCGGACGCTGATCTGGACCGCCAGCATTGTCGGCATCGTATTGTTGCTGCCGCCACTTTGA
- a CDS encoding ATP-dependent DNA helicase — protein sequence MTDPDDIGALLGADGPFARELPNFAPRPAQQVMAKAVQHAIAECETLIAEAGTGTGKTYAYLVPAMLSGERVIVSTGTKALQDQLFFRDLPKVRSVLGARLKTALLKGRANYLCLYRLDQTVREGASFDRNHASQLAAIRAWSARTRRGDRMELAEVPEDSPLWLRVTSTPENCLGVECPFYDDCHVVAARREAQEADLVVVNHHLLFADLALKQEGFGEILPGAQAFILDEAHQIPELAGQFFSQSLSARQLTELAQDALAECSGITGAIGLVLEPVEALQEAVRKLRLMLEPLPTRGPFHELLKRDGVRASLHEVAELLATLTDVLASQAERSRGFMNVHERAASLTERLDRIIEEHSEQDVRWYELFPRGFALHATPLDLAAPLRAMRERTHAAWIHTSATLSVAGHFDHFARQLGLDDPQTMSLESPFDYAQQALCYLPEGLPDPAARDYTERVIDAVMPVLHASNGRAFLLFTSHRALRRAAELLADRVPWPLFVQGSAPRHQLLEEFRASGHGVLLGAASFWEGVDVAGEALSVVVIDKLPFAAPDDPVLQARLEALEQAGINPFMGWQVPSAVIALKQGAGRLIRDVHDRGVLVLCDPRLTTKGYGKLFLASLPPMPRTRDLGQVQAFFEHVSQMPSSCEM from the coding sequence ATGACCGACCCCGATGACATCGGCGCACTGCTCGGCGCCGACGGCCCGTTTGCCCGCGAGTTGCCGAATTTCGCCCCGCGCCCCGCACAGCAAGTGATGGCGAAAGCCGTCCAACACGCGATCGCCGAATGCGAAACGCTGATCGCCGAAGCCGGTACCGGCACGGGGAAAACCTATGCCTATCTGGTGCCGGCGATGTTGTCGGGCGAGCGGGTCATCGTGTCGACCGGTACCAAAGCGCTGCAGGATCAGCTGTTTTTCCGCGATCTACCCAAGGTGCGCTCCGTACTCGGTGCGCGATTGAAGACGGCCTTGTTGAAAGGGCGCGCCAATTACCTGTGCCTGTACCGGCTCGATCAGACGGTGCGTGAAGGCGCAAGCTTCGATCGTAACCATGCGTCGCAATTGGCCGCGATCCGCGCGTGGTCCGCGCGAACGCGGCGGGGCGATCGCATGGAGCTGGCGGAGGTGCCGGAGGATTCGCCGTTGTGGTTGCGCGTGACCTCCACACCGGAAAATTGCCTCGGCGTGGAATGCCCGTTTTACGACGATTGCCATGTTGTGGCAGCGCGGCGTGAGGCGCAGGAAGCGGATCTGGTGGTGGTCAATCATCACCTGCTGTTCGCCGACCTTGCGTTGAAACAGGAGGGCTTCGGCGAGATCTTGCCAGGTGCGCAGGCCTTCATCCTCGATGAAGCGCATCAGATTCCCGAGCTGGCGGGACAATTCTTTTCGCAAAGCCTCAGTGCAAGACAACTCACCGAACTGGCACAGGATGCGCTAGCCGAGTGCAGCGGTATTACCGGCGCAATCGGCCTTGTGCTCGAACCTGTCGAAGCCTTGCAGGAGGCCGTACGCAAGCTGCGGCTCATGTTGGAACCGCTGCCGACACGTGGTCCGTTTCATGAACTGCTCAAGCGCGATGGAGTGCGGGCGTCATTGCACGAGGTGGCCGAGTTGCTTGCCACGCTCACCGACGTACTCGCTTCGCAAGCTGAGCGCTCGCGCGGTTTCATGAATGTGCATGAGCGCGCGGCGAGTCTTACCGAGCGTCTTGACCGGATCATCGAGGAGCACTCTGAACAGGACGTGCGTTGGTACGAACTGTTCCCGCGCGGTTTTGCCTTGCACGCCACGCCGCTGGATCTGGCCGCACCCTTGCGCGCGATGCGCGAGCGCACGCACGCCGCGTGGATTCATACCTCGGCCACCCTGTCAGTGGCGGGGCACTTCGATCACTTCGCGCGTCAGCTTGGGCTGGACGATCCGCAGACGATGAGTCTGGAAAGTCCTTTCGATTACGCGCAGCAAGCGCTGTGTTATCTGCCCGAAGGATTGCCGGATCCGGCGGCGCGCGATTACACCGAGCGTGTGATCGATGCAGTGATGCCCGTGCTGCACGCATCGAATGGACGCGCCTTCCTGCTATTTACCTCGCATCGCGCTTTGCGGCGTGCCGCCGAGCTGCTGGCCGATCGCGTGCCATGGCCGCTGTTCGTGCAAGGCAGCGCGCCGCGACATCAATTGCTGGAGGAGTTTCGCGCGAGCGGACACGGCGTGCTGCTTGGCGCGGCCAGTTTCTGGGAGGGCGTCGATGTGGCTGGCGAAGCGTTGTCCGTGGTGGTGATCGACAAGCTGCCGTTCGCCGCGCCGGATGATCCGGTGTTGCAGGCGCGGCTGGAAGCCTTGGAGCAGGCGGGGATCAATCCGTTCATGGGCTGGCAGGTGCCGTCTGCGGTCATTGCCTTGAAACAGGGGGCAGGCCGTCTCATCCGCGATGTGCATGACCGTGGCGTGCTGGTGCTGTGCGATCCGCGTCTGACAACCAAAGGTTACGGAAAGCTGTTCCTGGCCAGCCTGCCGCCGATGCCACGGACGCGCGATCTAGGGCAGGTACAGGCGTTCTTCGAGCACGTGTCGCAGATGCCATCTTCTTGCGAAATGTAA